A stretch of DNA from Plodia interpunctella isolate USDA-ARS_2022_Savannah chromosome 11, ilPloInte3.2, whole genome shotgun sequence:
acataaacatatatagataaacctccaagacccgggccgatcagaaaaagatcattttccatcatgatcgaACCCAGACCACTCgatcagaggcaagcactttactgcgccaccgaggtcgtcatgatGCTATTATTATCTGTGCATCTCATCGttcataatatcaaaattatcaaaCCTGATTTAGCATATTTTATACGAACCTTCACGAAAATAGGCGAAACTCGCTCACACCGCAGTCTGTGTGGCCTGAAATGTGATACGTCTACGAATATGTCTATACATCTATTACTGTAATGGGTCTTTGTTCAAACGCCTCCTATACACCGCAcctttatttctttacaacatttttaactTGACAACTAGAATACAGGATTACTGCAATACTACTACAGTTTACTGCAATACTACTACAACAACATTCATATTTCACTAAACCAAATGGTTGTCAGCGACAGCTACGTATGCTttccttatttaaatatttatcttaaaattatgattaaatgCTGATTCTTGTGCTAGAAAACTCCTTTTCAAACTGATTATTGCTTGCATTTTGCATTGACCGTGTAGCGTCAACCTCGCAGGGTGACCCCATTCTTGTTTCCTTACCAGTCGATGTTGGAGCCATTGTCGATGTTTCCTTGCAAGGTTGTGCATGTGCATTCATGTTTTACCTTAAATTCCGCACAGTTGGTACTAATACTAATGGTATACTGTtggaaaaattatttagtacTTGTAGCTACTTTTGCTATGAATTTATATCTTATTAAAAGAAGACTAGGTGATTCGTTACTCTAACCATAGTAGCAAATACAATAAGGAAAATTATGCAAACGTGACAGACTAGCTTTTACATTCAACAAGTGGTATgttaaaatgtgaataaatatgGTCCGATTACAATCAGTCTCTCACCACAAGCCGGAAATATGTTTtaccatattttaatttaaaccatcaaatattaaaaacgtcCTGTGAAAgtgttgaaaaattaatatcttcGAGAATCATCCATGGCCGTGAACACTTATTACTGGccattaaattcaaaattgttgtcattaaattcaaaaatataaaaaaaaacaagtaggtaatataaatgtacctaCTGGCAccatactaaataaatttaattattcagtGTGGTTTGTTGGGTGTATTTCTagcaaaatttgaagattatGAATGAACTGTAACAcccaatttttttgtattgacCCGTCTGACGTAATCTTTATCCGTTGACACTGAATCATAGATATTTATGGCTCCAACCGTTTTTTCTCCATGTATAGCCCGGAGATTAGCAATGAATGCCTTATTATCATTACTTGAGCACTATCCATCTTGGATCTTGACCTTTTGCCATCTGGTGCTGATCATAAAAGCAATCTGAGCAATAATAATTCTCTTCTTATCTTTCTGTATTTTATAGACTGTCTCATCCTTACTCAATGAGGAAGTACAGAacgaaaattgtattgtatagtCAAGATAGTTTAGAatacatttcataaatataaaaaaaaaataaaaaacatatcgTAGAGGccctacaaaaaaaatgtgagattttttttagttaaatgaaattaaatgtgataaaactaaattattaaattgaaaataataactatactaATGAATGTGATATGTGGTATCGGAAATTCTCCGGACGACCTTGCATCGCTCTAACGCGATTTGTCACAAAACGCGCTTTGATAAACTATTTCGCAATTTCGTTTACATAAACCTTTTTAAAATGGAGTTATAAATACGTGTTAGTGCCATACAATAAAGAAGGAACGAACAAATTGAACACAGACAACGAGATTCATTTAGtacttaatacaataataaatgcatattttgagaaataactaACTAATACCAATAAGTTGATACAATATCATCATcgaaaaattttaagtaaatccAATGCTGTAATGAAAAAACTAGTCGGCATATCGTCCATATATGACTCAAATTTGGGTCATAGAAAATGCTCAACAGGAAAGGCGttgaaagaataataatatagatagaatataggacaatattcaaatttcaaatacgTTATGGCAACTATGTGGCTAATATCAACAGGGCCACGTTAAGTTACTTCCTCTGTCTTAAAACACAAATTAGATAACCCTACAGAATAATAATGAGACCCAACCGACAGGCCGTATCAGGTCAGCGCGTCTGCAAGATGAGAAATTCATTGACCTCCTACGACTTATCAAATTTGGTAgctttataacaattaataaataaaatattgactaTTGACACATGGTTGAGTATCTAAACAGAGAATTGTATTTGGTACAAAGTGCGCGTGTCGTTTGTTTATGATAATTTCATCAGATGCAATGATATAATAGTTGTTTTCAAACTCATCTGCGTATTTCTGTTTGGTTCTAAACAAATAGGCTACATTATTATGTTAGGTGCTTAGGAATTTTTGATGGCCTCAGtctgaattttatttctcctcaatattactttacttttacggtacttttttattgtgaagTGTTTAGTACAAGCCATGTATTGTGCTATATCCTGATTGTATTACTAACGTCAGGTATTCGTAACAGCAATTCCAAATATTAATGACGAATGTTCTAGAACTGACGTCATTAGTTAAATACTGCAAAAATTGAATCACATAAGTGGAATTTGAAACCCACTGTTGAACATCGTTTTTTGTCAGAGCGTCCATATGACTGACTCACGTCTCGAATCCTTAGCAGATGACGTCATGTCTTCCATACAAATGATACTCGCCACGTTAGATTATGATGTTGGTctgatattttgtataaactgTAGCCATAATACAGTATAGACTCCATCGATGTTAGGACCtggattaaatttatattgccTACGTTACAGTTTTATCGCATGCGTGTGCGCCACGTGCCATAACATCATATGCTTCAAAATCATGCATATCCTGGGGAATCTGGATTCCAGATTCGTACTAATGTGGGCTAATAACTATGACAAGagcattaattttttaaaacatctgAAAAGTCTATCTATTATCATATATTCCGGATTCCtgggatatatattttacatttacctATTTCCACGTCTGTGGGTTCCAGTCAGTGCTGATTGTGTTGACTTGACCTTCAAATTACACAAGAGTTGtcaaagaatttaattaattattattttatttcaatttagtcGTGGATTGTCCAAGTTATCTGAAGCACCAACTCTCACTTATGATTAATGCCAAGATCAATGAGATTGCggatacctacatattattattcaggAGCGGTTTTCGCATTCGTCCCGGGAATAGCatgttttatatgaaaaaagtgTTGTGGAATCGAGAATAATCGTTAGATTAATagcaattttatatattattagaaaaaaaacattgtaagaaacaataatggtaagcctgatctggcatgatagggaccaacactgttcaaatgagtttctttcggcatttcttctcagcagtggtcgttccgaaatgccagtagtttgtagcttgtgagaaataactataaatataaaaattgacgagaaaaagtgcctgtgaaggtctaatttctgaataaatgatttgaatttgaattttgaattttgcaagaagaaacttttaaattataatacttgtCTTCATGAATTTAAAAGTCAATTCTTTAGGATGATAATACATTACTTACCTGTTGACGTCTCTACAAACAGCCTAAACTGACTAATTTGTCGTAGCTACATATTCTCATATTAAATTCATGTTTCTTTTATTCCAGATCAACAGCAAATACAGCGAAGAGTTGGCATCAGAATGTCTGTACTGGATTCAGCAGATCACAAACGAGCCCGAAAACACTTCAGGAGATATGGATAACTTCTATGAAGTTCTCAAGGATGGAACTCTTCTTTGCAAGTAAGTATACGAACGTCGAACACTCTTCCGTAGTGCCACAATATTCTAATGATGACGTATCATAAGAAGGTAAAGAGAAATACTATTCAGATACCAGATTTTGCTGTAggattaggtatatattgaAATCCTACAGCAAAATATAGAATTGCGATATATATTCccatttataaaacttagtTTTTGAGATGCGTTTGCCTATAAGTTCACGTAAATTGGATTCTTATTTTAGTAAGCGGCATGTATGATTGAGCTTCCCAAGATCTGCCAAAAATAGCACGAATGAGTGTAAGAGGAACCCACAAAATCCATCTTAATAAGTGGTTATCACAGAATTACATAAgtaaaaataggtacattgaTTTTCCGAGCAATCATATAAATCCTGACAAAAACGAACTAAACAAACGTTTTTCTGCATTCCAGACTCGTGAACAACATCCAGCCAGGGATGGTGAAGAAGGTGAACGAATCCAAGATGGCGTTCAAATGTATGGAGAACATCAATGCATTCCTGGAAGCGGCGAGACAGCTGGGAGTACCCGCGCAGGAGACCTTCCAGACAGTTGACCTGTGGGAGCGGCAGAATCTCAACTCTGTTGTCATTTGCCTCCAGTCGTTAGGGAGaaaggtatttttaattttttttaattgcctCCTGAGGCTTCATTTCTGTAAGAATTTCGAGACAGATATGCTTTTGTAGACAGGACCCAGGACCCAAATTTCATCGACATCCATATTTTGCATGGCAGAGAAACAATCACAAACCTTTTTCTGACTAAGTAAAAGTAACtaggtacatacttatatctactttatataaactttgttAATCTAAAAGTTAGTTCTGCTTTGttaggtaaaaatattacgtaagtaggtacttttattcTAGATGcgtattttagttattaataatttcaaaaacctTTTTGCaagtatttgtttacaaaatttccaGGCTGGAAACTTCGGGAAGCCGTCAATAGGACCTAAAGAAGCCGAGAAGAATGTGCGTAACTTCTCCGAAGAACAGCTGCGAGCTGGTCAAGGAGTCATCTCCCTCCAATACGGGTCAAACAAGGGCGCTAACCAGAGCGGCATTAATTTCGGCAACACAAGGCACATGTAAATTGCTCGATATTACCCTTGACGTCTCGAAGGGTCGTACGGTTTTTGTTTACCAGTCAAGTACGAGAGAAAgagataggtatataaaaactgCACCACCTGTCGCGATGAATTTTAGGGGCTAACGGCTAAGCTCGTTAGCGAGAATGTTGATGTTGATCAACATTAGGCTTCACGGTTTTAAtctaaaacaattttgacatttttaatttattgaataggTGCAACTATTGGCTGTATGGCTACAGGCacacatacctacttacctatctAAATACTTGAGGATTTAGGCCTTGCTTAAAGCGTACTACGTGCTTATAGTGTGACTTTCAGTCGATTcttcattgaaaatattacgCACCTAGTCTTGTGACAAACTTTGTCAATAATTGCACCTATTTttctaatacaataataaaatatagaagacGATGCTTGAAAGTATACATAACTTACTCTGTCAATAAATAGCAGAATATCTACTAAGCAATTACTTATGTTTAAATCTCGGTAGATCTTTACATTATACGTATTAGACTTGGAGGAAAAATTTATGACTCAAAAGCCATATTTTGACGCAATTATGAATCTCTTTGGcattaattgtttaatttacgttttaaTGGTAGCCAATATAGTCACTAcagaaatcttttttttttgaggtAGTCGCTCTAATATCaagcatttaatattatttaatcattcCAGAGTCATTCCTttttggaatttatttttgtgctgGTTTTCATACTAAATGTTGatgattgttttaatttatagttaataattataagtgtGCAAGTCAGCTAgtgtttttgttgaaatatcattttatctAAGCTTCCTGAAAAATCTCTTCTACTGATTGTGCCAATTTGTTCGAGCTATTCTCTATATAAAAACAGTACAATTGTTAGTTTAcgaattattttacataagtatattatgtaagtacttaactTGTGCCTTCATTGACCAGCCCCCTGGGGGATTGACTTTCTTCAATGGTGTCTAAACATATAAGTTTTTCCTATAttccattatttataaaattgagaaattactaatcattccatattatatattgttagtaCACACTGTGATTAATGGTTTTATAAAgacattattttcttattagatATGTACCTTGGTTAATTAAGTAAGTTTCATAAAGTGTATGTATCTTTGTGGAAGTACGTAGAATAAataagtgataaataaatcttcatGATTATCATTTTGTTCCTGAACTGTCCAAAACATAAatagtacatatttttgagTCTCTGTCTCGGACATTAGTCAGCCTTGCCCATACCCCTTTTAACTGCAAAATTAGTTTACTGACGTCTTCGACCTTTGTACAATGTTGAATATCCAGATGGCAAACTACTACTTTTCAAAGAAGAATCTGAAGCTAACATTATCCTATCGAGATTCCGCCGAAAGTTATTTCTAATGAATTTAAGTAGCTTATTGAGTTGCAACTATTTACCTACCTAGTTTCTTTTTCCTACACAGTTAAATTCCCAGACCATTATATGATGATGCACCCAGGATTGGCTCTAAATGAGTGAACTCTTCAACGATCAACAGCAtgtgttttacaatttacacaTGACTACCAGTTCTGATGACAAGCATTATTAGGATAAGTATGTCCTGGTGGTGCACGCAGGATCaactcccaacgagggaactcctcagcGGTTTACTACACCTGACTGACAtgaggagcgaagccccgaaaCGCAGCTAGTTTtcaataagtaagtaaataagacCCTTAAtgtcaattgacgtctttggagaaaaggctgctgTGACGTTAATtgtgccgcttcttcttcacctgctcTTTGAAAGTAGTAGTCAATAGACTACAAGTAAATTTTCGACAAAATGTAGGCGAGCGTTTCGATGACGTCATTAGATTCTTCTTCGTTCTGACTCGGGGAATTTTCCATTCCAACTACgtgaacattttaaaagaaGAGCATGTAGGTTTTCGAATTCGGATTCCTGATTTGGTTTCTTcaacgtaataaatatttttgagtttgagCTGGCTAGGCAGGTAGGGTGGGTGGATTCCTTATTAGGCTTAACCGCACATGCTTCCTCAGCCTATTTATGCATTAAAAAAGAGCAATGACGTGttatgtcaaaatcaaaatgacattttattttctatggtccaattcaaaaaataaaaatatttgctttctTGGGATTggttaaaaaaacacaattaaatccgaattataaataattggctaaaaacataaattgttttttagactatcatttttgacacattgtaataaaaaaattattatagctGGAGATTTTAACGTGAATATGTTAGAAACTAATAGTGATTCTCAAAGGTTGAGCGGTATATTTCTTAATCATAATTTAGTACAACACATAAAAGAACCAACAAGACAAAAAAGGTGTATTGATCTCATTGCTAGCAATTTCAAAGATGGTGTAGGAAAAACTCACAACCTCTACCTTTCAGACCACAATACAGGCCAAACTCTTACGTTTAAGATACGGACAGAAGACGaaagaaaatactattataaaattcaacGTAACTTCTCTAAAGAAAATGtccaaaaatttcaagaatgtCTTTCAGCCCTAACATGGTCCGAAGTTATGAGCGAAACCTGTTTAAATAAAGCATTTGATGAATTTCATGATAACttctgtatgttttttaatctatgctttccattacaaaaaattaaagttaatactAACGCCGGGTCACCAAAATGGATAACAAAAGGTATCAGAAAAGCATGCAGACATAAACGTCAACTCCGATTTAACTGCTACAGGCATCACAcggaagaaaataaattaatatacatgaattacaataaaattctaCGGAAATGCATGAATACTTCCAAACGGTGCctgaatttaaaaactattaaaagtgccaaaaataaatgcaaggCAACctggaatattataaaaaataaaactgacaaAGTGTATATCAATAATGACATCGAATCAATAAATACGAACGGAATAAATATCACTGACCCACGACATATCGCGGAAACATTCAatgactattatataaatataactaacaCTGACCAGAAAGCAAAACCACAAAGACCATCTTGCAACACCAACCAGCAAATTAACGATAGTTTGTATCTTACACCTTGTACCGAAGACGaggttatcaaaataattcaatcattaaataataccaaaGCAGTGGGTTATGATGATATTcctacttttatattaaaattatgtgctGGTTTAATTGCAAAAGTCTTGACatatcttattaatttatcatttgtaAATGGCAAATTTcctaataaattgaaaatctcTATAGTAAAACCGCTTTTTAAGAAGGGAGATAAAATAGAGCTCAATAATTATAGACCTATTACTTTGATTCCTGTGTTatccaaaatatttgaaaaagctATGTTAAGGCgcataaattcatttatcaaTAAACACAACATCATTATTGAAGAACAAAATGGGTTCCAACAGAACAAATCTACCACTCTGGCAGCCTTTTCTCTTATTGGTActatcacacaaaatattgataataaaaaaccggttGTGACAGTGTTTTTTGATATGTCAAAGGCTTTCGACTTTGTCGATCATGTAAATTTGGTCGGAAAATTAGAAAGATATGGCATTAGGGGTTTAGTTAATGACTGGATAAAAAGCTATTTGACAAATAGAACCCAATGCGTGGAAATATctcgtataaataaaaaaaatgaaatgcaatCACACCGTTccattttcaaagaaaacaaatacgGGGTTCCACAAGGAAGTATATTGGGACCACtgctatttttactttatataaatgacattatttcaataactaaaaataaatgtgttttgtttgctGACGacatttctataattattGCTGATACTGACGACGATGTTAAATTCGAAACTGCCATAAATGTAACTGTTGAAGCGGTAACTAAATGGTTGAAATCTAATAATCTGCACGTAAATATTGGAAAAACgacatttatacaatttttaaattatcagaCTGTTAAACCTactctaaatataaattgccAGAACCAACATTTGACAGAGGCTACTAGTACACTTTTCCTTGGGCTCACATTAGATAGCCATTGTAATTGGAAGGCTCATATAGATAGTGTgtgtaaaaaactaaataaatttgtatttgctCTAAGGAAATTAAGGTCTATTTCTAATGAAAACATTGCTCGTACAGCGTACCACGGTTACGTAGCGTCAGTATTAAGATATGGACTTCTATTGTGGGGAAATTCAACAGACATAAAAAGGgcatttattacacaaaaaaaatgtttaagagCATTGTATGGGAAGGGTCCTCTTGAGTCTTGTCGACCATTATTTAAGAATCACAGCATCCTGACTCTTACCTGTATGTACATCCTCGAGGTAGGAACTTTCGTTAGATCGCATTCGAACTATTTTACTAGAATCGGTGATATAGCCAACCGCAGATTTCCACATAGAGATCCCACTCGATTGGTAATACCAATTTGTAGAACTTCGCTTTTTGGTAATAATTGTTATGTCATGTCGGTAAAGGTGTATAACAAATTACCAAAGGATATTAGAGAGTTGccagaaaaacattttaaaactcaATTGAGAAAATGGTTACTTGACCAATGTTTCTATGACATGGAAGAATTCTGGACCATGAGATGTccataatttatagttttattttaaggaaattattggcttattattggtttaaatgtaaattagtataatattgtaattgtaattaagGTACAAGTAgaaacatgataaattaagATGACATTAATCGTGAAAATTTACATGCCGAGGAACGGCGAGACATGCTGGTctatatcttttatttgtaacaccTTTTTATACCGTgtttcatgtaaataaataatttctatttctatttctatttctattgaTTTGAACCAAACCaactaataaaatgaaatcttatcaatcaatcataaCATTTTCAAGGGGAAATGTGTAACCTTGATTTTCGTGTTTATTTTCCACATAAATGgcgaaaatttttattttctattattaaataagaatGGAAAtctattgttaataataactacTTATGTATCTGTAAACTATTACCAgttgtttgtaaacaaaatgtgCGTTATAGTattgtacattatattttgatgagaagtaaattaaaagtttgtgaAAATTATGCCAAAACAAATAGACGGGATATCAGAGGCAATCAAAATTAACGGGAAACAATCTGTTACTAGACAAGCCTCAGTCAATAACGATGTAAGTGTCTTATTATATTGCTTACAAAAGGAAGAAATTTTTAAAGCCTTAACAACTGTTTAAAACAACTTTGCAGCTTGGGGCGCTCGCAGATGGGTGGGCTATAGATACGACAGTGCCCCTTGACCTGAAGAAGTCTGCTGATAAAGACGTAAGTGGCCCCCTGCGGACTTGTTTGTCATGATAAGTCTGTCCTCCCAATGACCCTATTGGCTTAATAACATATGATACATAGATATATTGCAATTCTTGCTTATGTGGcatcagtatttttattacatctcCGTTTTATTGGCATAACAGTTTGGTTTGTGAAACTGTAAGGTGCTTCGGTTAGAGAGGGCCAGTAACATTGTTACTACAGTATTTGCATACAATACTTttgaaaatcaaattcaaatggaGTCTTACATTCAGGTagattgtatattattatgtttattgtcaaatagcaaaatacttaggtattttttataaacttt
This window harbors:
- the LOC128673411 gene encoding myophilin-like, with product MANNRAAKSGFAAEAQRKINSKYSEELASECLYWIQQITNEPENTSGDMDNFYEVLKDGTLLCKLVNNIQPGMVKKVNESKMAFKCMENINAFLEAARQLGVPAQETFQTVDLWERQNLNSVVICLQSLGRKAGNFGKPSIGPKEAEKNVRNFSEEQLRAGQGVISLQYGSNKGANQSGINFGNTRHM